From Microbacterium rhizosphaerae:
TCCTCATCTCCGTCGCGCTCATCGCCTTCACGGGCGGCCTCAGCCTGCTGCGTCTGAACGGCCCCTCCGACCCCTGGGGGTGGGCGGTCGTCGCGCTCGGCGTGCTCCTCGTCTGGCCGTTCGCCGGATGGGAGCTGCGGCGCGACGACCCGCTCATCGACGTGCGGATGTTCCGGTCGCCCGACCTCGGCCCGGTGTTCCTCACCGCCGGGCTCTTCGGCGTCAGCGTCCTCGGCGCGCAGGCGCCGCTGTCGACCTTCGCGCGCACCGATCCCGCCGTGTACGGCTACGGGCTCGGGACGACCGGGTTCCAGACGTCGCTCATCATCGGCATCTACCTCATCGCGATGATCACCGGCGCGCTGCTCTTCCCGCTCGTCGCGAGGCGCACGACGCCGCGCCTGACCCTCATCGGCGCGGCCGTGCTCGTGGGCATCGGCTTCCTGCTGTTCCTGCCGTTCCACACCTCGTACGGACAGCTCGTCACGAACATGGTGATCGTCGGACTGGGCTCGGGAGCGCTGGTGGCCGCTCTCCCGGCGGCCGCCGCATCCGCTGCCCCCGCCACCCAGACCGGCGTGGCCACGGGCCTCACGAACTCGGTGAAGACGGTGGGCGGCGCGATCGCGTCGTGCGTCTTCGGGATCGCCCTGCTGCACGGCACGACGGGTGCCGCCAGCGCCGCGGGCGGAACGGCCGGATCGTTCGCCGGGTACGTCACCGTCTGGGTCGTCTGCGGAGTCACGGCCCTCGTGGCGGCCGTGCTGCTGCTGTTCGTTCCGAAGCAGGCCTTCAGCGACCGTGCGGACGAAGCCGTCGCGGCGACCGCGCGCTGATCAGTCGCCGACGCGGTTGCGTGTGCGCATGGCGCGCTCGGCCTCGCGCTTGTCCTCGCGCTCGCGGATCGTCTGGCGCTTCTCGTACTCGCGCTTGCCCTTGGCGACGGCCAGCTCGACCTTCGCGCGACCGTCGGAGAAGTACAGCCGGAGCGGGATGAGCGTGTAGCCGCCGGCGGAGATCGCGTGCGAGAGCTTCACGATCTCCTCCTTGTGCAGGAGGAGCTTGCGCGTGCGCTTGGAGGCATGGTTCGTCCAGTGCCCCTGCGAGTACTCCGGGATGTGCACGGCGTCGAGGTACGCCTCGCCGCCGTCGATGTACGCGTAGCCGTCGGTGAGATTCGCCCGCCCTTGACGCAGCGACTTGACCTCGGTGCCCGTGAGCACGAGTCCCGCCTCGTACGTCTTCTCGATCGTGTACTCGTGGCGCGCGCGTCGATTGGTCGCGA
This genomic window contains:
- a CDS encoding MFS transporter yields the protein MTPRESTRASRVTLGTLAGVVGFLAFVEFTSGVLQGYYTPMLTNIARHLGIHDADVNWLEGTQLMLSALVVPAFAKLGDMVGHKRMLLISTALTAAAALVLPFTASFPVFLTAWALMGFYVVWLPLEIALIWSRSRSMAGRSTITARAAGFLVAALESGAIIGALVGGALVDALPLTIVLLIPALAVVICFFVVMFGVKESPNPVGGRFDTVGLVLISVALIAFTGGLSLLRLNGPSDPWGWAVVALGVLLVWPFAGWELRRDDPLIDVRMFRSPDLGPVFLTAGLFGVSVLGAQAPLSTFARTDPAVYGYGLGTTGFQTSLIIGIYLIAMITGALLFPLVARRTTPRLTLIGAAVLVGIGFLLFLPFHTSYGQLVTNMVIVGLGSGALVAALPAAAASAAPATQTGVATGLTNSVKTVGGAIASCVFGIALLHGTTGAASAAGGTAGSFAGYVTVWVVCGVTALVAAVLLLFVPKQAFSDRADEAVAATAR
- the smpB gene encoding SsrA-binding protein SmpB, translating into MPRERGEKVVATNRRARHEYTIEKTYEAGLVLTGTEVKSLRQGRANLTDGYAYIDGGEAYLDAVHIPEYSQGHWTNHASKRTRKLLLHKEEIVKLSHAISAGGYTLIPLRLYFSDGRAKVELAVAKGKREYEKRQTIREREDKREAERAMRTRNRVGD